In one Candidatus Peribacter riflensis genomic region, the following are encoded:
- a CDS encoding RluA family pseudouridine synthase, which yields MNFVVSDRTRLDVFLTKAEEGLSRVKAGALVRAGSVLLNGRIVRKPAHLVHPGDTVETTDAGEPASESHVTPVDLQLPILYEDRACLVIAKPAGIAVHPALGIKKDEPTILHGIAHLFLKKKLPFSASSVLVHRLDRETTGCLLIAKSPQAHTALQKQFKDRTIQKTYLAIVAGVPTSHEALIDAPIGRSMSNRTKMSVIGATQTRSAQTGYQLLSASREAALLACDLHTGRTHQIRVHLSAIGHPILGDRTYASSASMRLAETQEVGILCLHAWKLCFRSPAAKAKKSITAPVPPPFRAVLRTLSLRLPRDA from the coding sequence ATGAATTTCGTTGTTTCCGATCGTACACGACTGGATGTTTTCCTCACAAAAGCGGAGGAGGGCTTGAGCCGTGTGAAGGCAGGGGCGCTCGTGCGCGCCGGCAGCGTGCTCTTGAACGGCCGCATCGTCCGCAAACCCGCGCACCTCGTGCATCCCGGCGACACGGTAGAGACGACGGATGCAGGCGAACCCGCCTCCGAGAGCCATGTCACTCCCGTGGATCTGCAGCTCCCGATTCTCTATGAGGACAGAGCGTGCCTCGTGATCGCGAAGCCCGCCGGCATCGCCGTGCACCCCGCACTGGGCATCAAGAAAGACGAACCGACGATCCTGCACGGCATCGCGCACCTCTTTCTGAAAAAGAAACTTCCCTTCTCCGCCTCCTCCGTGCTGGTGCACCGCCTCGACCGCGAGACCACCGGCTGCCTGCTGATCGCCAAATCCCCGCAAGCGCACACAGCACTGCAAAAGCAATTCAAAGACCGGACGATTCAAAAGACCTATCTGGCCATTGTGGCCGGCGTGCCGACATCGCACGAGGCACTCATCGATGCCCCCATCGGCCGGAGCATGAGTAACCGGACGAAGATGTCCGTCATCGGCGCCACCCAGACGCGCAGCGCCCAGACCGGCTACCAGCTGCTCTCTGCGAGCCGGGAGGCCGCCCTGCTCGCCTGCGACCTGCACACGGGACGCACCCACCAGATCAGGGTGCACTTGAGCGCCATTGGCCACCCCATTCTGGGGGATAGGACCTACGCCTCCTCCGCGAGCATGCGCCTGGCGGAGACACAGGAGGTCGGCATCCTCTGCCTGCACGCGTGGAAGCTCTGCTTCCGCTCCCCTGCCGCGAAAGCGAAGAAGAGCATCACGGCCCCGGTGCCGCCCCCCTTCCGCGCGGTGCTGCGCACGCTCTCCCTTCGTCTGCCGCGGGATGCGTGA